One window of Staphylococcus chromogenes genomic DNA carries:
- a CDS encoding DMT family transporter, producing the protein MNWLKVIVGAIFEVGWVVGLTHATTPLEWLLTVVAITLSFVLLLNATKHLPVGTAYATFVGLGTSGVTLMDFIIFGEPFNFIKILLIFILLLGVIGLKMATTEEAN; encoded by the coding sequence GTGAACTGGTTGAAAGTGATTGTAGGCGCGATTTTTGAAGTAGGATGGGTCGTTGGATTGACGCATGCGACCACTCCTTTAGAGTGGCTGCTGACAGTTGTTGCCATCACGCTTAGTTTTGTACTGTTACTCAATGCGACGAAACATCTTCCGGTCGGGACGGCGTATGCGACGTTTGTAGGTTTAGGAACATCGGGAGTGACCCTCATGGATTTCATAATATTTGGAGAACCGTTTAACTTCATAAAGATTTTATTGATTTTCATCCTGCTCTTAGGAGTGATTGGTTTGAAAATGGCGACGACAGAGGAGGCGAACTAA
- the cntE gene encoding staphylopine family metallophore export MFS transporter CntE: MKGALAWPFLRLYILALFFFSANAILNVMIPLKGHDFGATNTTIGIVMGAYMLTAMLFRPWAGHVIANIGPIKILRLILVINGIALIMYGFTGLEGYFISRVMQGVCTAFFSMALQIGIIDALPEEDRAQGISLYSLFSYIPGVIGPLIAVGIWQMDNMSYFAVAMIIIAVTTGVFGFSATLDTNVQDEPQPQKKETLPYGPVSVFLQFFKNEFLFKAGLVMLVASIGFGAVATFIVLYTQTYGVGHAGLFLAIQAITVVLARFYLRQYIPSDGRWHVGFMVKVMSLLTLAVLGIAVGHTIGSLVLYVSAVLIGIAQALIYPTLTSFLSFKLPKYGRNMLLGLFIATADLGVSLGSALMGPIADLTNYAVMYFICGIMLLTTTLFCIERRARFIDKTESTRVS, from the coding sequence ATGAAAGGCGCGCTTGCTTGGCCTTTTTTAAGGCTTTATATATTAGCGCTATTTTTCTTTAGTGCAAATGCAATCCTTAATGTGATGATCCCGTTAAAGGGGCATGACTTTGGCGCGACGAATACAACGATTGGTATCGTCATGGGGGCCTACATGTTAACAGCTATGCTCTTTCGTCCGTGGGCAGGCCATGTGATTGCGAACATCGGACCTATCAAAATTTTAAGACTCATCCTAGTGATTAACGGCATTGCCCTCATCATGTATGGCTTTACGGGGTTAGAAGGTTACTTTATTTCCCGGGTAATGCAAGGGGTCTGTACGGCCTTTTTCTCTATGGCTTTACAAATTGGAATCATTGACGCCCTCCCTGAGGAAGACCGTGCGCAAGGGATTTCCTTGTATTCGCTATTTTCATACATACCAGGGGTCATCGGACCGCTTATTGCAGTGGGTATCTGGCAAATGGATAACATGAGTTATTTTGCTGTTGCGATGATTATCATTGCAGTGACGACAGGGGTATTTGGTTTTAGCGCAACGTTAGACACAAACGTTCAGGATGAGCCTCAACCCCAAAAGAAAGAGACGCTTCCTTATGGTCCTGTCTCCGTTTTTTTACAATTTTTCAAAAACGAATTTTTATTTAAAGCAGGATTAGTTATGTTAGTGGCGTCTATTGGGTTTGGTGCCGTCGCAACATTCATCGTATTATATACGCAGACATACGGTGTTGGCCACGCGGGACTTTTCCTTGCGATTCAAGCGATTACCGTCGTTTTAGCACGATTTTACTTGCGACAGTATATTCCTTCTGACGGACGTTGGCATGTAGGATTTATGGTAAAAGTGATGAGTTTACTCACACTTGCAGTATTGGGTATTGCAGTAGGGCACACGATTGGGTCACTTGTCCTCTATGTGAGTGCCGTATTAATTGGAATTGCCCAAGCCTTGATTTATCCCACACTGACCTCATTCTTAAGTTTCAAACTGCCTAAATATGGACGCAACATGTTGCTCGGTTTATTTATTGCAACAGCGGATTTAGGAGTTTCCTTAGGTTCCGCGTTAATGGGTCCGATTGCCGACCTTACAAACTATGCAGTCATGTACTTCATTTGTGGGATCATGCTACTGACAACAACCCTCTTTTGTATAGAACGCCGCGCACGATTTATCGATAAAACCGAGTCAACACGAGTTTCATAA
- a CDS encoding ABC transporter ATP-binding protein, whose amino-acid sequence MLSVQDVKKSYRDKGLRRYREVVKGVSFSCAKGESIGIIGESGSGKSTLGRMILGIEKPNHGRVEINGQCVCRRDVRQGQMSAVFQNYKSSLHPYFNVEQILKEPLKQLNLSAEARQEEMIRLLEEVGLDESFLKRYPQMMSGGEAQRVAIARAISTKPDYLVLDEAISALDMSIQTQILDLLVCLREEYQLSYIFITHDIQAATYLCDRLLIFKEGEVQETLSKHRIHEAQHEYTRALLEKQLI is encoded by the coding sequence ATGCTAAGTGTTCAAGATGTGAAAAAATCTTATCGTGATAAAGGCTTGCGTCGATACCGAGAAGTGGTGAAAGGAGTCAGTTTCTCATGTGCTAAAGGAGAAAGTATTGGCATCATTGGTGAAAGTGGCAGCGGAAAATCCACGCTTGGTCGCATGATTCTTGGCATTGAAAAACCGAATCATGGACGTGTCGAAATTAACGGTCAATGTGTTTGTCGACGGGACGTGCGACAAGGACAAATGAGTGCGGTTTTTCAAAATTACAAATCGTCATTACATCCATACTTTAATGTAGAACAAATTTTGAAAGAGCCACTCAAACAATTGAATTTATCAGCAGAAGCACGCCAAGAGGAAATGATTCGTTTACTTGAAGAGGTCGGACTCGATGAAAGTTTTCTCAAACGTTATCCTCAAATGATGTCTGGTGGAGAAGCACAACGTGTAGCGATTGCCCGGGCCATTAGCACAAAACCAGATTATTTGGTACTAGATGAAGCGATTAGTGCGTTGGATATGTCTATCCAAACGCAAATATTAGATTTATTAGTTTGTTTACGAGAAGAATATCAGCTCAGTTATATTTTCATTACCCATGATATTCAAGCAGCCACGTATTTATGTGACCGTTTACTGATTTTCAAAGAAGGTGAGGTCCAAGAAACGTTATCCAAACACCGCATTCATGAAGCACAACACGAATATACGCGGGCGTTGCTTGAAAAACAACTTATATAA
- the cntD gene encoding staphylopine uptake ABC transporter ATP-binding protein CntD, translated as MSSPILDVQKLTLIDGHTNQVLVHHCSFTLEKGRILAIIGESGSGKSITCKALLGLNESNIHMNGKAHFNDISLLDQTEAQLRRIRGQEIAMIMQQGGTAFNPSFTLGYQMRKILKSHHITQKAEQQALLKKYFDMLGLHDFKRIMQAYPHELSGGMLQRLMIVMALALKPELIIADEPTTALDVITQYEVLKEFQHIKEAVGCAMIFISHDLAVVKHIADDVLVMKNGDVIEYGPVKDVLDHPQHAYTQYLVNARQKLTSYFEKVRDDRPC; from the coding sequence ATGAGTTCACCGATTTTAGATGTCCAAAAATTAACGCTCATCGATGGCCATACGAACCAGGTGCTTGTGCATCACTGTTCATTCACATTGGAAAAAGGTAGAATACTGGCGATTATCGGTGAAAGTGGCAGCGGCAAATCTATTACGTGTAAAGCCCTGCTCGGATTGAATGAATCGAACATTCATATGAATGGTAAAGCGCATTTTAACGACATTTCTTTATTAGACCAAACTGAAGCACAATTACGGCGCATCCGTGGTCAAGAGATTGCGATGATTATGCAACAAGGCGGAACGGCCTTCAATCCATCATTTACGCTTGGTTATCAGATGCGTAAGATATTAAAAAGTCATCATATTACGCAAAAAGCAGAGCAACAAGCCTTACTGAAAAAATATTTTGATATGCTGGGGTTGCATGATTTCAAGCGGATTATGCAAGCGTATCCTCATGAACTTTCAGGAGGGATGTTACAACGTTTGATGATTGTGATGGCGCTTGCATTAAAGCCGGAGTTGATTATTGCAGATGAACCGACAACGGCGCTAGATGTTATTACCCAATATGAAGTGTTAAAAGAATTTCAACATATTAAAGAAGCGGTCGGGTGTGCCATGATTTTCATCTCACATGATTTAGCGGTCGTTAAACATATTGCGGATGATGTGCTCGTAATGAAAAATGGCGATGTGATTGAGTATGGACCGGTAAAAGACGTTTTAGACCACCCGCAACATGCGTATACACAATATCTTGTGAATGCCCGTCAAAAATTGACGTCGTATTTTGAAAAAGTGAGGGATGACCGTCCATGCTAA
- the cntC gene encoding staphylopine uptake ABC transporter permease subunit CntC, protein MIVLQRLWQDRGAKFALFVIGLYLVLGICAPFVTPYTPTAVDIQNKFAGMSLAHWLGTDHLGRDILTRLIYAIRPSLMLVLAALLCAVFIGMVLGFIAGYFGKWVDTCLMRACDIMLSFPTYVMTLALIGVLGIGLKSIFVAFIITRWAWFCRIIRTSVMQYRDSDDVKFARAIGLSHTRIIVTHILPLTIADIAVISSSSMVSMILQISGFSFLGLGVKAPTAEWGMMMNEARKVMFSHPELMFAPGIAIIVIVLAFNFLSDAIQIAVDPKLSKQQVKQRVKRGVMS, encoded by the coding sequence ATGATAGTCCTTCAACGTTTATGGCAAGATCGCGGCGCAAAATTCGCGCTCTTTGTGATTGGCTTGTATCTCGTATTAGGCATTTGTGCGCCTTTTGTAACGCCCTATACGCCTACTGCTGTCGACATTCAAAATAAATTTGCAGGGATGTCCCTTGCGCATTGGCTAGGGACGGATCATTTAGGGCGAGACATCTTAACCCGTCTGATTTATGCGATTCGCCCAAGTCTAATGTTAGTACTTGCTGCACTCCTTTGTGCCGTTTTCATCGGTATGGTGCTAGGTTTTATCGCAGGATACTTTGGCAAGTGGGTGGATACTTGTTTAATGCGTGCTTGTGATATTATGTTGTCATTTCCGACATATGTGATGACGCTCGCTTTAATTGGCGTCCTCGGTATTGGTTTAAAAAGTATTTTCGTCGCATTTATCATTACGCGTTGGGCATGGTTTTGTCGCATCATTAGAACAAGTGTCATGCAGTATCGTGACTCTGATGACGTAAAATTTGCGCGTGCCATTGGTTTATCGCATACACGCATTATTGTGACGCATATTTTACCGCTCACCATAGCGGATATTGCCGTTATCTCTTCAAGTTCAATGGTGTCGATGATTTTACAAATTTCAGGTTTCTCATTTTTAGGGTTAGGTGTAAAAGCGCCCACTGCGGAATGGGGCATGATGATGAATGAGGCCCGCAAAGTGATGTTCAGTCATCCAGAGCTGATGTTTGCGCCTGGAATAGCCATTATTGTGATTGTCCTTGCTTTTAATTTCTTATCAGATGCCATTCAAATTGCGGTTGATCCAAAGCTATCGAAACAACAAGTAAAACAACGTGTGAAAAGAGGAGTGATGTCATGA
- the opp1B gene encoding nickel/cobalt ABC transporter permease gives MGYSIVKRLLLTLPLLLIISFLTFALTRLSNEDPAVVILHAQEVPNITQSLIEETRAKYGLNDPFLVQYWEWLKDALQFKFGQSFVTGDEVSTRVWPAFFNTLKLTLVSSAVIITMSLLLGTLTALLRGTWFDRVTRSVAFVLTAIPSYWLAAMLIIYVSVRMNLLPTSGLTGPESYVLPVLTISLGYIGIYFRNVRSAMIQQLDQDYVLYARAMGVGFPTIVLQVIRNAMQVVVSIFCMSIPIILGGSVVIENIFAWPGMGQLSVKAVMEQDFPIIQAYVLIISVLFILLNTLADIINMWLNPKLREGG, from the coding sequence ATGGGATACAGTATCGTTAAACGGTTATTACTGACCCTGCCTTTGCTCCTTATCATCAGTTTTCTTACATTTGCTTTAACTAGGCTATCCAATGAAGATCCAGCCGTTGTTATTTTACATGCGCAAGAAGTGCCGAATATTACACAAAGCCTTATTGAGGAAACACGAGCGAAGTATGGTCTGAATGACCCTTTTCTCGTGCAATATTGGGAATGGCTAAAAGACGCGTTACAGTTCAAATTTGGACAAAGTTTTGTGACGGGTGACGAAGTGAGCACACGTGTGTGGCCTGCATTCTTCAATACGCTGAAACTGACGCTCGTTTCAAGTGCAGTGATTATTACGATGTCTCTCTTGCTTGGGACACTCACTGCCTTGTTACGTGGGACATGGTTTGACCGTGTCACACGTAGCGTGGCGTTTGTATTAACAGCGATTCCGTCTTACTGGTTAGCGGCGATGTTAATTATTTACGTCTCTGTGCGTATGAACTTATTGCCGACCTCAGGTTTAACTGGTCCAGAAAGTTATGTATTACCGGTATTAACGATTTCTCTCGGTTACATTGGCATTTATTTTAGAAATGTGAGAAGCGCAATGATTCAACAACTTGATCAAGATTATGTGTTGTATGCACGTGCGATGGGGGTTGGCTTTCCAACGATTGTCCTCCAAGTCATTCGTAATGCGATGCAAGTGGTGGTCTCTATCTTTTGTATGTCGATTCCCATTATTTTGGGAGGCTCTGTCGTGATTGAAAATATCTTTGCTTGGCCAGGCATGGGACAACTGAGCGTCAAGGCCGTGATGGAACAAGATTTTCCGATCATTCAAGCTTACGTCTTAATCATTTCTGTCTTATTCATCTTATTGAATACGTTGGCAGATATCATTAATATGTGGCTCAATCCTAAGTTAAGGGAGGGCGGTTAA
- the cntA gene encoding staphylopine-dependent metal ABC transporter substrate-binding lipoprotein, with the protein MKQTFKWFILALTTLVVLAACGNTKALEQKKEDKNITYATSKDIGDMNPHVYGGSMSAQGMVYESLVDNTQKGIQPLLAKSWEVSEDGKTYTFHLREGVKFHDGTPFNAEAVKKNFDAVQANKSLHSWIKLSTIIDKTEVKDDHTFVLTLKEPYNATLEELAMTRPYVFVSPKAFKNGGTKEGLKTFSGTGPYKLKDHQKDESATFERNEDYWGGTPKLKSIVAKVLPAGETSFLALQKGEVNFAFTDDRGADNIDNEAVKQLTDSGDYALKRSQPMNTKMIVANSGKKDSPAQDKAVRLALWQSVDQKSISDKILDKTEKPAQTLFSKNVPHADIDLPERQFDLNKAAKTLDEAGWKQEKKGELRQKDGQKLEMKLYYDNNSNSQKQEAEFIQAKAEEIGMKLHIVGETSDKIAERRTSGDYDLLFNQTWGLQYDPQSTISAFKADTGYKSATSGIDNKEALYQNIDDALKTQDAKEQDKKYHDILTTVHDEAIFIPISHGKMTVIAPKDLKGITFKQSQYELPFEQMDYK; encoded by the coding sequence ATGAAACAGACATTCAAATGGTTTATTTTAGCATTAACGACACTCGTGGTATTAGCCGCTTGTGGCAATACGAAGGCACTTGAACAAAAGAAGGAAGACAAAAATATTACGTACGCCACTTCTAAAGACATTGGGGATATGAACCCCCACGTCTACGGTGGATCGATGTCAGCACAAGGCATGGTGTACGAATCATTAGTAGATAATACACAAAAAGGCATTCAACCTCTGCTCGCAAAGTCATGGGAGGTCTCTGAAGATGGTAAAACGTACACGTTCCATTTACGTGAAGGAGTTAAATTCCATGATGGCACACCCTTTAACGCAGAAGCAGTGAAAAAGAACTTTGACGCAGTTCAAGCAAACAAGTCACTTCATTCATGGATTAAATTATCAACGATTATCGATAAAACGGAAGTCAAAGATGACCATACTTTTGTCTTAACATTAAAAGAACCTTACAACGCGACGTTAGAAGAGCTTGCGATGACACGACCTTATGTGTTTGTTTCTCCAAAAGCATTTAAAAATGGCGGGACGAAAGAGGGATTGAAAACGTTCAGTGGTACAGGTCCATACAAATTAAAAGATCATCAAAAAGATGAAAGTGCGACATTCGAACGTAATGAGGACTATTGGGGTGGTACGCCTAAACTGAAAAGTATTGTCGCAAAAGTATTACCAGCAGGCGAAACTTCTTTCTTAGCGTTACAAAAAGGGGAAGTCAACTTTGCGTTTACGGATGACCGCGGTGCAGACAATATTGATAATGAAGCGGTAAAACAACTTACAGATTCAGGTGATTACGCATTAAAACGCAGCCAACCGATGAATACAAAAATGATTGTTGCGAACTCTGGGAAAAAAGACAGCCCAGCCCAAGACAAAGCGGTGCGTTTAGCGTTATGGCAAAGTGTGGATCAAAAGAGCATCTCAGATAAAATTTTAGATAAAACAGAAAAACCAGCACAGACGTTGTTCTCTAAAAACGTGCCTCACGCAGATATCGATTTACCTGAACGTCAATTTGATTTAAACAAAGCGGCTAAAACTTTAGATGAAGCCGGTTGGAAACAAGAGAAAAAAGGGGAGTTGCGTCAAAAAGACGGTCAAAAGTTAGAAATGAAATTATATTACGACAACAACTCGAATTCTCAAAAACAAGAAGCTGAATTTATCCAAGCGAAAGCAGAAGAAATTGGCATGAAATTACACATTGTGGGTGAAACTTCAGACAAAATTGCAGAACGCCGTACATCAGGAGATTATGATTTATTATTCAACCAAACATGGGGCTTACAATATGACCCACAAAGCACAATTTCAGCGTTTAAAGCAGACACTGGATATAAATCTGCCACATCAGGTATCGACAATAAAGAAGCGTTATACCAAAACATTGATGACGCATTAAAAACGCAAGATGCGAAAGAACAAGATAAAAAGTATCATGACATTTTAACGACAGTGCACGACGAAGCCATTTTTATCCCAATTTCACACGGGAAAATGACGGTTATTGCACCTAAAGATTTAAAAGGCATTACATTTAAACAATCACAATACGAATTACCATTTGAACAAATGGATTACAAATAG
- a CDS encoding opine metallophore biosynthesis dehydrogenase: MKTRILIMGTGPVAVQLGVLFHRYLQAEVAFVSRSHVSMRSKQFVDAVRQAGYVKATVQNEQHLKLTGEMTPSNVFPSYEAVEGTFDLLVLACTADAYTATLRQLPDSVLQQVESVLLVSPTMGSNLIVRAALQTIQPNVEVISCSTYLGDTRVTNADHPHEVMTMGLKKHLYLGSSQASSAWMTCLAQLFAQIDLPITCVSDAIEAESRNSSLYVHPALFMNTHALQAIFYGTKVPFYVYKLYPEGPITMDLIHEMREMWQEISAILQAMDVQPLNLLRFMVEENYPLRPETMDTSRIAQFESLPAIEQEYLLYVRYTGILIDPFSTPDVQGFYDDFSAVPFRKISQNQAGIWEIPRMPYEDYYRTKIIQGLGRTLNIETPMIDVLLSRYETALQQFNSEQPHLKKSQQFFPQAFEDDMTCIQQGLNAH; the protein is encoded by the coding sequence ATGAAGACGCGTATTTTAATCATGGGGACAGGCCCTGTGGCAGTACAGTTAGGGGTACTTTTTCATCGCTATCTTCAAGCTGAAGTGGCCTTTGTCAGTCGGAGCCACGTCTCTATGCGTTCAAAACAATTTGTCGATGCAGTGCGTCAGGCAGGATATGTTAAAGCAACGGTTCAAAATGAGCAACACCTCAAATTGACCGGTGAAATGACCCCAAGTAACGTTTTCCCATCGTATGAGGCGGTTGAGGGGACATTTGATTTGCTCGTGTTAGCGTGTACTGCTGATGCCTACACCGCTACATTACGACAATTGCCTGATAGCGTGTTACAACAGGTTGAAAGTGTATTGCTCGTGTCACCGACGATGGGCTCGAACTTAATTGTACGCGCCGCGCTTCAGACTATACAACCGAATGTGGAAGTCATAAGTTGTTCGACGTATTTAGGTGATACACGAGTGACGAATGCGGATCACCCGCATGAAGTGATGACGATGGGATTAAAGAAACATTTGTATCTTGGTTCTTCACAGGCGTCGTCAGCATGGATGACGTGTTTAGCGCAACTTTTCGCACAAATTGATTTGCCGATTACGTGTGTGTCGGATGCTATCGAGGCTGAATCACGCAACAGTTCGTTATATGTGCATCCAGCACTTTTTATGAACACACATGCGTTACAGGCGATATTTTACGGAACAAAGGTGCCTTTTTACGTTTACAAGTTATATCCAGAAGGCCCAATTACGATGGATTTGATTCATGAAATGAGAGAGATGTGGCAAGAGATTTCCGCCATTTTACAAGCAATGGATGTTCAACCGTTGAATTTATTGCGCTTTATGGTGGAAGAAAACTACCCCTTACGTCCTGAAACGATGGATACGTCACGTATTGCACAATTTGAATCACTTCCTGCCATTGAGCAAGAGTATTTATTGTATGTACGTTATACGGGAATATTGATTGATCCTTTTTCTACACCGGACGTGCAAGGTTTTTATGATGATTTTTCTGCCGTCCCTTTCCGGAAAATTAGTCAAAACCAAGCAGGTATATGGGAAATACCACGCATGCCGTATGAAGATTATTACCGAACAAAAATCATACAAGGCCTCGGCCGCACACTCAATATTGAAACACCGATGATTGATGTTTTACTCAGTCGCTATGAAACAGCGCTTCAACAGTTTAACTCCGAACAACCGCATTTAAAGAAATCACAGCAATTTTTTCCACAAGCGTTTGAAGACGATATGACCTGTATTCAACAAGGGCTAAACGCACACTGA
- the cntL gene encoding staphylopine biosynthesis enzyme CntL: MTQNIQLETEMELELATFYRNFVAHYQKVALNFESISELEREVDVFSRYILNENNTTRFHDWQQTQAHPPSIVPALADITAKCVKLMEVLRAKRHILGEATETTYFQNIEHCIQEEFGQFAITANDTVLLVGSGAFPMTPIQIAKETGAKVIGIDIDAEAIEYGRQIVADLAPQASIELYQATVDQLPQIQEVTHVIFSSTVPVKYDILAQLYALTGPETVVSMRYGNDLKSIFNYPKRETNAHQWVCVDEVIQPNQIFDIALYQKADVVKGVGA; encoded by the coding sequence ATGACACAAAATATCCAACTCGAGACAGAAATGGAACTAGAACTTGCAACGTTTTATCGGAATTTTGTGGCACATTATCAAAAAGTTGCCCTTAATTTTGAATCAATTTCAGAGCTTGAACGCGAAGTCGATGTGTTCAGTCGATACATATTAAATGAAAACAATACGACGCGTTTTCATGATTGGCAGCAGACACAAGCCCACCCACCAAGCATTGTGCCAGCCCTTGCCGATATTACAGCCAAATGTGTGAAATTAATGGAAGTTTTACGTGCGAAACGTCACATTTTAGGCGAAGCGACTGAAACGACGTATTTTCAAAACATTGAACATTGTATTCAGGAAGAATTTGGTCAATTCGCTATCACTGCGAATGATACGGTCTTGTTAGTCGGCTCCGGTGCATTTCCGATGACCCCCATTCAAATAGCGAAAGAAACGGGGGCTAAAGTGATTGGTATTGATATTGATGCAGAAGCGATTGAATATGGCCGTCAAATTGTGGCCGATTTAGCGCCGCAAGCCTCGATCGAATTGTATCAGGCGACGGTCGATCAACTGCCACAAATTCAAGAAGTGACGCACGTCATTTTTAGCTCGACCGTCCCAGTGAAATACGATATTTTAGCACAACTGTATGCACTCACAGGTCCAGAGACTGTAGTGTCAATGCGTTATGGCAATGACTTAAAATCGATTTTTAATTATCCGAAGCGAGAGACAAACGCACATCAATGGGTGTGTGTCGATGAAGTCATTCAGCCAAATCAAATTTTCGATATTGCCTTATATCAAAAAGCAGATGTAGTGAAAGGTGTGGGCGCATGA
- the cntK gene encoding histidine racemase CntK — translation MKDIVHFSKFNPSGNMTVLVDSEHDCTDYVRIANQLMRTSHVCCEQVGFILKPQSGDDLYHLRMSGNEFCGNATLSMLHYLKERQWVEEGQLSLQVSGVTEPTTCVIHGLGDYEATLPPPLSYEWISVHLGDENVDALKIEYASYCHFVVPITIYDERMRQQVEAFVTSEVWPNHFKTVGILLYHVSKRQLYPLIYVPELGSVIWEQSCGSGTGSIGVFEALHEAKGQADVIVHQPGGALRTYVTLKEKIHISIRGNVKTVATGMAYIE, via the coding sequence ATGAAAGATATTGTTCATTTTTCTAAATTTAATCCGTCTGGAAATATGACGGTGTTAGTAGATTCTGAACATGATTGCACGGACTATGTGAGGATTGCGAATCAGTTAATGCGAACGTCACATGTTTGTTGTGAACAGGTGGGCTTTATTTTGAAGCCACAATCAGGAGACGATCTCTACCATTTACGTATGAGTGGCAATGAGTTTTGTGGTAATGCGACATTATCGATGTTGCATTACTTGAAAGAGCGTCAGTGGGTCGAGGAGGGTCAGTTATCCCTTCAAGTTTCAGGGGTGACAGAACCGACGACTTGCGTGATTCATGGATTAGGGGATTATGAGGCGACGTTACCGCCACCTTTAAGTTATGAATGGATCTCTGTACATTTAGGTGATGAAAATGTCGATGCGTTAAAAATTGAGTATGCCTCTTATTGTCATTTTGTTGTTCCAATAACAATTTATGATGAAAGGATGCGTCAACAAGTGGAAGCATTCGTCACCTCTGAAGTGTGGCCGAATCATTTTAAAACGGTGGGGATACTGCTGTATCACGTTTCGAAACGTCAATTGTATCCACTCATTTATGTGCCTGAACTTGGCAGTGTGATTTGGGAACAAAGTTGTGGCTCGGGCACAGGTTCTATCGGCGTATTTGAAGCCTTGCACGAAGCAAAGGGGCAAGCGGATGTCATTGTACATCAACCGGGTGGGGCATTGCGCACCTATGTAACGCTTAAGGAGAAGATACACATTTCAATAAGGGGAAACGTTAAAACCGTCGCGACGGGAATGGCTTATATAGAATAG
- a CDS encoding YjjG family noncanonical pyrimidine nucleotidase → MSYKVVLLDFDDTLVDFHDAEVQAYAYLMDHYKVPTHKRDYEMFKKINQAHWEAFQRGEITKAEVLSHRFIETFKYYEMEVDGHQADVTFRDGLATAQIKWLDGVEAALDYLKTKYTLAIVTNGVTDTQKRRIAQTDLMNYIAHLFVSDEMGTQKPSKDFFDIVYKTMPEFQKQDFIIIGDSLTSDIQGGMNGGIDTVWYNHRNVENNTPITPTYTLKSMKDIQQIL, encoded by the coding sequence ATGAGTTACAAGGTAGTTTTACTTGATTTTGATGATACGTTGGTAGATTTTCATGATGCGGAGGTTCAAGCGTACGCTTATTTGATGGATCACTATAAAGTGCCTACGCATAAAAGGGATTATGAGATGTTTAAAAAAATCAACCAAGCGCATTGGGAAGCGTTCCAACGTGGAGAGATTACAAAAGCAGAAGTGTTAAGTCATCGATTTATTGAAACATTTAAGTATTATGAGATGGAGGTCGACGGGCATCAAGCGGATGTTACTTTTCGTGATGGTTTAGCGACGGCACAAATTAAGTGGCTTGACGGTGTGGAAGCGGCGCTAGATTATTTAAAGACGAAGTATACGCTAGCCATTGTGACGAATGGTGTGACAGACACGCAAAAGCGACGTATTGCCCAAACAGATTTAATGAATTATATCGCCCATTTGTTTGTTTCTGATGAGATGGGGACACAAAAGCCGAGTAAAGATTTTTTCGATATCGTTTATAAAACGATGCCAGAATTTCAAAAACAAGATTTTATCATTATCGGTGATTCTCTCACCTCTGATATTCAAGGTGGGATGAATGGAGGCATAGATACCGTTTGGTATAACCATCGCAATGTGGAGAACAATACGCCAATTACACCGACTTATACTTTGAAATCAATGAAAGATATTCAACAGATTCTGTAA